GATTCTAAGTTTTCATCCATGTCGGCACAGTATTCTGTTAAAATTGTTTTAAGATATGTTAGATCCTCTTCGTTTATAGGAGAAATTTTAAGGTTTTTCCCAAGAAAAAACGGGTCTAATTCACCTCTTATGTAGATAACTCCTCCATGCATTCCTGTGCCTAAAAATTTTCCGGTTATAGGTTTTTCTGGATGTTGAGAGAATAAGCCTAATACGATGATAGTTCCTCCTGCCATGTATTCACCCAAAAAATCTCCTGTTTTTCCACCTATGACGATTACAGGATGTTTATCTTGATAGGCTTTCATGTGAATTCCTACTCGATAACCAACATCTCCTTTGATGAAAATTTTCCCACCTCTCATACTATAACCTATAACATCTCCTGCCATACCATATACAACAATTTTACCTTCTTCCATGGTATTACCACAGGCATCTTGAACGTTACCATAAACGTATATGTCAGGTCCACTCATAAAACAACCTAAATCAAGTCCCGGGACACCCAAAATTTTAGCCTTGATTTTTTGTTTTATACCTGCAAACAAATATCTATGGCCATTTACTCTATGTAGTTCAAATTCTGTTTCTCCTTCTGATATTTTTTCACGTATATATTGATTAACTTTGGTATAACTCCAATTTTCCACGTTTAAAATAACGCTCATTCAGGACTTCCTCCTACTTTAAGTTTTAGGCATAACTTTTTTGATTAGGGATAGTACCCATTGGCATTTCTATGATTACAGGTTCTCCAGCCTTAGGATACCATATTAACTCTGGATTAGGGCAGATAGTTCTTATGGCAGCTTCTTCGCTTGCTAAGTAATAAAAGTCTTCAAATTTAGCTACTACTAAAGGTCTAAGTTTAACTCTATCTGTTAGTCCTACTATTCCGCCATTATATGCAAAAATAATAGCAAAAGGTCCATTTAACAGAGCCCCTCCATAAACTATCCTTAAAGCTTCGAGTAAATTTTTTTCCTCTTCCTCTAATCGTTCTATCTCCATCCAAAAAGGTGGTGCTAAAGCAGTGCATGCTAACTTGATAGGCAGTTTATGTCTTCTTATAAGCAAATCTAAAAGATAGGTTACTACCTCAGTATCGGTAAGCAAAGTACATTTATATCCAAACAGTTCTAAGTATCTTTTGTTTGTCCCATAGCTTGAGATTTCCCCGTTATGAACGATTGACCAGTCAAGAAGACTGAATGGATGTGCTCCTCCCCACCAACCAGGAGTGTTTGTGGGAAAACGATTATGAGCGGTCCATATGTAGGCTTGATATTCATCTATTTTAAAAAATTCTGCTATTTCTTCAGGAAACCCTACACCTTTGAAAACACCCATATTTTTACCAGAAGAAAGTATATACACACCATTTAGGTTAGCGTTGATATACATTACCATTTCTATTAATTTGTTTTCCTCTTCTTCTGTTGGAAGTTGTTCTTCCAGTTCAAGTTTAACAAAGTATCTTTTAAAAATAGGAGGATTTTTTATAGTTTTTACTTTTCTAGTAGGAATAGGTTCATGATATATAGCTTTGACTTGTTGAAAAAGAAACCTTTCAAATCTTTCTAAAGAATTTTTATCTTCAGCCATTACATGTAGGGCGTAAAATTCTTTAAAATCAGGATAGATACCATAACCAGCAAACCCTGCTCCAAGACCATTTCCTCTTTCTTCTTGGCAGGTTATAGATTTTATTATTAGGTCTCCTGGAATTAAACTACCTTTAACATTTATTATCCCAGACACTCCACAACCAGAGATATCCTTATTATCTTTAAAAATAAATTCCCACATTCCTAAACCCCTTTCTTCTTTTATTCTCCTGCATGTTTTACTTCAAGGATTTCCATTTCTTCTTTAGTTAACCCTATAGCCCTCAATTTGTCTCGATTGCTTCTTAAACTTTCTATCGAATTTAATCCCATAGCTCCAAGCATTTCTTTGATTTCGCTTCTCCATGCATTCATAAGGTTATATACCTTCTCGTAGACTACTTCTGGTGGAAGCCTTTTGATAAGCTCAGGATTATTGGTAGCTATACCCCAAGGACATTTTCCTGTATAACATCTTTGACAGAGGGTACATCCTACGGCAATCAGAAGAGGGGTTCCTATCGCTACCACGTCTGCACCTAAGGCGATGGCTTTCACCACATCAGCACTACAACGGATACCTCCAGAGGCGATTAACGTGGTTTTATGTCTGATACCTTCTTCTCTTAATCGTTTATCTACAGCGGAAATAGCAAGTTCTATAGGGATTCCTACATATTGCCTAAACATAGTCGGAGCAGCACCGGTACCTCCTCTTATACCATCTATAACTACCGCATCGGCTCCAGCCCTTACTATCCCAGAAGCAATAGCTGCTATGTTATGTACTGCAGCTACTTTTACAAACACCGGCTTCTTATACTCAGTAGCCTCCTTTAAGGCATATATAAGGCCTCTCAAATCCTCTATTGAATAAATGTCATGATGTGGGGCTGGGGATAGAGCATCAGTCCCTAAAGGTATCATCCTGGTTTTAGAGATTTCTTTGTTAACCTTTTCTCCTGGAAGATGTCCCCCTATACCAGGTTTGGCTCCCTGACCTATTTTGATTTCAATGGCTACTCCAGCATTAAGATAATCTACATTTACCCCAAACCTTCCAGAAGCACACTGGACTATTGTATGGTCTTTGTATTCATACAAAGAAGGATGCAAACCTCCTTCACCGGTGTTGTAAAGAATTCCTAACTCTTTAGCTGCACGCGCCAGTCCTTGATGAATATGAAGACTTATAGATCCATAAGACATTCCAGAAAATATTATAGGCATTTCTAACTTTATTA
Above is a genomic segment from Thermodesulfobacterium commune DSM 2178 containing:
- a CDS encoding GltB/FmdC/FwdC-like GXGXG domain-containing protein, producing the protein MSVILNVENWSYTKVNQYIREKISEGETEFELHRVNGHRYLFAGIKQKIKAKILGVPGLDLGCFMSGPDIYVYGNVQDACGNTMEEGKIVVYGMAGDVIGYSMRGGKIFIKGDVGYRVGIHMKAYQDKHPVIVIGGKTGDFLGEYMAGGTIIVLGLFSQHPEKPITGKFLGTGMHGGVIYIRGELDPFFLGKNLKISPINEEDLTYLKTILTEYCADMDENLESIINDRFSKITPVSHRPYGNLYAY
- a CDS encoding class II glutamine amidotransferase; translation: MWEFIFKDNKDISGCGVSGIINVKGSLIPGDLIIKSITCQEERGNGLGAGFAGYGIYPDFKEFYALHVMAEDKNSLERFERFLFQQVKAIYHEPIPTRKVKTIKNPPIFKRYFVKLELEEQLPTEEEENKLIEMVMYINANLNGVYILSSGKNMGVFKGVGFPEEIAEFFKIDEYQAYIWTAHNRFPTNTPGWWGGAHPFSLLDWSIVHNGEISSYGTNKRYLELFGYKCTLLTDTEVVTYLLDLLIRRHKLPIKLACTALAPPFWMEIERLEEEEKNLLEALRIVYGGALLNGPFAIIFAYNGGIVGLTDRVKLRPLVVAKFEDFYYLASEEAAIRTICPNPELIWYPKAGEPVIIEMPMGTIPNQKSYA
- a CDS encoding glutamate synthase-related protein, translated to MKPINFSSFYPDFFVERLENKCIKCKICVKECTYEVHTWDEKKKILKEDHGKCVGCHRCEAMCPTDAIIIKRHPSQFREHHLWNPYFIKNIYKQADKGGVLLSSTGCDLPLKIYFDHLVIDACQVTNPPIDPLREPMELRTYIGSKPEKLEVEKTETGYKLKKALPPLIKLEMPIIFSGMSYGSISLHIHQGLARAAKELGILYNTGEGGLHPSLYEYKDHTIVQCASGRFGVNVDYLNAGVAIEIKIGQGAKPGIGGHLPGEKVNKEISKTRMIPLGTDALSPAPHHDIYSIEDLRGLIYALKEATEYKKPVFVKVAAVHNIAAIASGIVRAGADAVVIDGIRGGTGAAPTMFRQYVGIPIELAISAVDKRLREEGIRHKTTLIASGGIRCSADVVKAIALGADVVAIGTPLLIAVGCTLCQRCYTGKCPWGIATNNPELIKRLPPEVVYEKVYNLMNAWRSEIKEMLGAMGLNSIESLRSNRDKLRAIGLTKEEMEILEVKHAGE